From the genome of Hordeum vulgare subsp. vulgare unplaced genomic scaffold, MorexV3_pseudomolecules_assembly, whole genome shotgun sequence, one region includes:
- the LOC123420718 gene encoding EP1-like glycoprotein 3, producing the protein MMHRATIIALIGCLLAGGGVRAQQQEQQRFDYPAARAPTTWANTDAGLPHHVVYTDGSVARVALLRLNPAGFGPSFAFGFFCTSSHGAAPCAGFLLGVAVVYCNSGALITSVTTGVPQVVWSANRASPVGEGASAELTPEGELVLRSANGSAVWSAGAKGRSVAGVTIGSDGNLVLFDGLNATVWQSFDQPTDALLVGQSLKHGARLTANASAADWRDGRFYLTVEDDALSAYVYATPPQRYFHLGFGETAVGAYATYANGSLTVSARPGAPSVAVIQLPTVVAGTVQYMRLEHDGHLRLYEWRSGSGWAPVFDVLRLFPDGGCAYPTVCGAYGVCTDDTQCSCPDAANFRAVDFRRPNRGCVPTSPPPTACGSSSSPGRRAQHRLVSLPGTGYFNDHATSMRAVERVGEEACKKACLDDCACAAAQFYYGPNAGDGFCYLQSEVFSMQTVRPEVVHYNSTMHIKVQAESARI; encoded by the coding sequence ATGATGCACCGTGCCACGATCATCGCGCTGATCGGCTGCCTTCTCGCCGGCGGCGGGGTTCGAgcgcagcagcaggagcagcagagGTTTGACTACCCGGCGGCGAGGGCGCCCACGACCTGGGCCAACACGGACGCCGGCCTGCCGCACCACGTCGTCTACACCGACGGCTCCGTGGCGCGCGTCGCCCTGCTGCGCCTCAACCCGGCCGGCTTCGGCCCCTCCTTCGCCTTCGGCTTCTTCTGCACCAGCAGCCACGGCGCGGCCCCGTGCGCCGGCTTCCTCCTCGGCGTCGCCGTCGTCTACTGCAACAGCGGCGCGCTCATCACCTCCGTCACGACCGGCGTCCCGCAGGTCGTCTGGTCCGCCAACCGCGCCAGCCCCGTGGGCGAGGGCGCCTCCGCGGAGCTCACGCCTGAGGGTGAGCTGGTGCTCAGATCGGCCAACGGGTCGGCGGTGTGGTCCGCCGGCGCCAAGGGCCGGTCCGTCGCCGGGGTGACCATCGGCAGCGACGGCAACCTGGTGCTGTTCGACGGGCTCAACGCCACGGTGTGGCAGTCGTTCGACCAGCCCACGGACGCGCTGCTCGTCGGCCAGTCGCTGAAGCACGGCGCGCGGCTCACCGCCAACGCGTCGGCGGCTGACTGGCGCGACGGCAGGTTCTACCTCACCGTCGAGGACGACGCCCTGAGCGCCTACGTCTACGCCACGCCGCCGCAGCGCTATTTCCACCTCGGCTTCGGCGAGACCGCGGTCGGCGCCTACGCGACGTACGCCAACGGGAGCCTCACGGTCTCCGCCCGGCCCGGAGCGCCGTCAGTGGCCGTCATCCAGCTGCCCACCGTCGTGGCGGGCACCGTGCAGTACATGCGGCTGGAGCACGACGGCCACCTCCGGCTCTACGAGTGGCGCTCCGGCTCGGGCTGGGCGCCGGTGTTCGACGTGCTGCGCCTCTTCCCGGACGGCGGCTGCGCGTACCCAACAGTCTGCGGCGCGTACGGCGTGTGCACGGACGACACGCAGTGCAGCTGCCCCGACGCGGCCAACTTCCGGGCGGTGGACTTCCGGAGGCCCAACCGCGGCTGCGTCCCGACGAGTCCACCGCCGACGGCGTGcggctcctcgtcgtcgccggggCGGCGCGCGCAGCACCGGCTGGTGTCGCTGCCGGGCACGGGCTACTTCAACGACCACGCCACGAGCATGCGGGCCGTGGAGCGGGTGGGCGAGGAGGCGTGCAAGAAGGCGTGCCTGGACGACTGCGCGTGCGCGGCGGCGCAGTTCTACTACGGCCCCAACGCCGGCGACGGGTTCTGCTACCTGCAGTCGGAGGTGTTCTCGATGCAGACGGTGCGGCCCGAGGTGGTGCACTACAACTCCACCATGCACATCAAGGTGCAGGCCGAGTCAGCCAGGATCTGA